The window ATCCGGTTGAATGCGCGATTGAGCAGCCCGATCTCGTCCGGTCCGGTCCTTCCATCGACGCGGAGCGCGAAATTGCCCGCACCCACCTTCCGCGCGGCGACCACCAGATCGCTGAGCGGTTCCACCTGCCGGTCCGCAAAGCGCAATGCGAACCACACTGCCAGCCCGACCAGGCCGAGGCTGACGAAGAACAACGCAAGATTAAAGCGCAACTGCATGGCCCGTGCGCGCCGTGTCAGCGTTTCATATGCAGAGGAGATGGACTTCGCCCGCTCGAATGAATTGAACGATCCAGCCTCTGAATTGCGGGCGTTATAGAGGAAGATGCCGCTGTCGCGATCGATCGCGGAAATTGCCTCGATCCGGGTGGCGCTGCTTTGCACAACGACCGGTTCGCCTGCACGAAGCTTGGCGAAGATCTCTGCGTCGAGCGATTGTGGCTCGTTCCCTTCGCGCAGATCCAGCATGGCGGCGGTTCGCATACTGCCATCGTCAAGCTCTTGCAGGATGGCTGATTCGTTGAGGTCCCTGCCCTGCGCCTGGTAGCGATAGAAATCCGCGAAATCCGCGTCGGTCAATGTTCCCCGTTCGAAGTAGAAGCGCAGGTCACCTGCCATTGTGCGGGTCTCGTCCGCCATTTCCAGCTGATTTTCGACGTAGTAGTCGCGCGCCAAGGCGTTGGCGTCTTCCATCAGGCCCCGCGAATTGTCGGAGAACCAGAAATCCGCGCCGGACTGAAACAGGAACGCGGCAAAGGTTGCCACCAGCAAGGTTGGTACAGCAGCGATCAGCGAGAACAGAAACACCAGGCGAACATGAAGCCGGGCAGTGCCGCCTGCAGCACGGCGGATGGCGAAGCGCCTGCCCGCCAGAACCAGCAGGGCCATCGCTGGCAGTAGGGTCAGGATCAAAAGCGATGCGACCCGGCGCGACGGTAGCAATTGGCCATCGGGCGGCGCCGAGGCAAACGTGTAATAGGTTGTCCAGATCATCGCCAAAAGCGCAATCAGAGTGGCGACTTCGACAATCGCGAAAATGTTGTATCGGCGCAACGCAACGGCAAACCGTCTGCGCCAACGAGGGCCAACACGGGAAGATGTATTACTCCGGGGGAATGAAACCGTTGCCATCGTGCCGCATTTACACAATTACTGTTGCCAATTTGCAAGCCTTTTTGCGTATCCGCATCGGCGCTGGGGTCCAGACGGCCCACATTCGGGTCGAATGGTTAATTGGCCCGTCGGCGGGCGAACCTGTCAGGATCGATTTCCAGATCGTCGAGGCGTTTGCGTAGCGTATTGCGATTAATGCCGAGCAGTTGAGCGGCCCTTAACTGATTGCCCGAAGTCTGCTCAAGTGCGTGCTCGAACAGCGGTCTTTCGAAGGCTGCCTGCGCACTGTGATAAAGCGTGCCGTCAGCAGGGCGAGCCTCGGCCAACCAGTGGTGCAAGGCAGCCTCATAATCGGGCGCCGCAGCGTCAGCCCCCGCATGGCCTGGCATCGCTTCGAGCGCGTCCCTCACGCATTGTGCGTCGATCGTCTCGTCGCGCGACATCAGCGCCAGTCGCATAACCATGTTCTGCAATTCGCGGACATTGCCCGGCCAGTCGAGCGCCTTCAGCAAGTCCAGACCAGCCTTGCTGATACCGCGCTGCGGCAAACCCTGACGCGCGGCATTGGCGAGGAAAAAGCTGACGAGGTCGGGGATGTCGGTCCTGCGATCTCGCAAAGGGGGAAGTTGTACCGGCACTACGGCTAAGCGGTAATAAAGGTCTTCGCGAAATTGCCCGCTTACGACCATGGAAGATAGATCGCGATTGGTAGCAGCCACAATTCGTACATCGACCTGAACATCCTGCCTGCCGCCAACACGGCGGATGCTGCCGGATTGCAGGGCGCGCAGCAGCCGTGTCTGGGCCTCCGCAGGCATGTCGCCGATTTCATCAAGAAACAACGTGCCGCCGCTCGCTTGTTCGAACTTCCCGATTGCCTGCCCGGTAGCGCCGGTAAATGCGCCCTTTTCGTGGCCGAACAGCTCGCTTTCGATTAGCTCACGCGGGATGGCGGCAGCGTTGACAGCCACAAACGGGCCGGTGCGGCGATGGCCCAGGTCGTGGATTGCCTGCGCGACAAGCTCCTTGCCCGTGCCGCTCTCGCCAAGGATCAGGACTGTGAGATCGTTACGCAGAACGCGGGTGATCATCCGGAAAACGCCCTGCATCGCCGGACTCCGCCCGACCAGTGGCAGCGACGGATCGATTTGTTCGCCGCCCTCGTCCACTCTTGCACTGTGACTCTCGTCTTGGCCTCCAACGTCCATCGCTCGCGCAGACTGTACGGCTTGCTCCACCGCGCGTGTCAATTCATCCAGGTCGAACGGTTTCGGGAAGTACTCGAAGGCCCCCAGATCACTCGCCCGCACAGCGGTATCGAGCGTATTCTGCGCGGACAGCACAATGACAGGAAGCTCGGGATTCTGCTTCTGCACGTCGGCAAGATTTGCCAGTCCGTCTCCGTCTTCCAGCATAATATCGGTCAGCATCGCAGAATAGCTGGCCTCGCCAAGCAGGCGGTTACGCTCGGCAATGCTGGCGCACCGGTCGATCGTATGCCCCTCGCCCTGCAGGGCGGCGGTGATGACGGTCGCGATGGCGGCGTCGTCCTCGACCAGCAGGATGCGTCCCGGCATATCGTGTTCCTTCAGTCTGATTGCAGGTTGATGCGAAATTCAGTGCGACCTGCGCGATCGTCGCGCAGATGACTGATGCGGCCATCCATATCGCGCACCAGCTTGCGCACGAGCGGCAGGCCAAGGCCCTGCCCGTTTTTCTTGGACGTCACGAATGGTTCGAAGATGTGATCGCGTAGTTCGGCGGCGACGCCCGGACCGTTATCGATAACGGCAGCTTCTATCGGCAGTTTTACCGCCGTCCCGCCGCGTGTCTGGCTAAGGCCGATGCCGCCGGTAAAACGTGTGCGCACGGTCACTTTGGCGTCTGACTGGTCACAACAAGCATCGCGGGCGTTGGACAAGAGGTTGATGAGCACCTGCTCCAGTAGTTCACGGTTCGCAACTACCGACGGAAGCGAAGGGTCGAACTCTTCAGCAAATTCCACACCCTCGTCCGCAGGTCTCTGCGCTGCGCGAACGGTCGCGACAGCGCGCCGGATCGCCTCGTGCAGGTTGCACGGGGCAAGCGGCTGCGCAGTTTCCCGCCCGAGGTGCTGCATCCGGTCGACCAGGCTAGCGATACGGTCCACCTCGTTTGTGATGAGCTGTGCGAGCGGTTGGTCTGCGGGGACGAGCTTGCGTTCGACGAGCTGCGCTGCTCCTTTTATCGCAGCGAGCGGGTTCTTGATTTCATGCGACAGAACCGCAGGCGCTCGCAGAGCCTGACTGTCGGAATTGCCGGACATCCTGGCCTGTCCGGCGTCTGACAGGGTCAGGACGCGCCACCCTGCATATCCTGCAATCGGCGAAACGGTCAGGTTGACGTCAACTGGCTGGCCGGAACCGCGCAGCCCAATATCCCGCGCTACCAGAGGCTGGGTCGGGT of the Alteripontixanthobacter maritimus genome contains:
- the ntrC gene encoding nitrogen regulation protein NR(I), whose protein sequence is MPGRILLVEDDAAIATVITAALQGEGHTIDRCASIAERNRLLGEASYSAMLTDIMLEDGDGLANLADVQKQNPELPVIVLSAQNTLDTAVRASDLGAFEYFPKPFDLDELTRAVEQAVQSARAMDVGGQDESHSARVDEGGEQIDPSLPLVGRSPAMQGVFRMITRVLRNDLTVLILGESGTGKELVAQAIHDLGHRRTGPFVAVNAAAIPRELIESELFGHEKGAFTGATGQAIGKFEQASGGTLFLDEIGDMPAEAQTRLLRALQSGSIRRVGGRQDVQVDVRIVAATNRDLSSMVVSGQFREDLYYRLAVVPVQLPPLRDRRTDIPDLVSFFLANAARQGLPQRGISKAGLDLLKALDWPGNVRELQNMVMRLALMSRDETIDAQCVRDALEAMPGHAGADAAAPDYEAALHHWLAEARPADGTLYHSAQAAFERPLFEHALEQTSGNQLRAAQLLGINRNTLRKRLDDLEIDPDRFARRRAN
- a CDS encoding sensor histidine kinase; translation: MATVSFPRSNTSSRVGPRWRRRFAVALRRYNIFAIVEVATLIALLAMIWTTYYTFASAPPDGQLLPSRRVASLLILTLLPAMALLVLAGRRFAIRRAAGGTARLHVRLVFLFSLIAAVPTLLVATFAAFLFQSGADFWFSDNSRGLMEDANALARDYYVENQLEMADETRTMAGDLRFYFERGTLTDADFADFYRYQAQGRDLNESAILQELDDGSMRTAAMLDLREGNEPQSLDAEIFAKLRAGEPVVVQSSATRIEAISAIDRDSGIFLYNARNSEAGSFNSFERAKSISSAYETLTRRARAMQLRFNLALFFVSLGLVGLAVWFALRFADRQVEPLSDLVVAARKVGAGNFALRVDGRTGPDEIGLLNRAFNRMTAQLEKQNDALLGANRELDERREFIEAVLESITAGIISLDRNGQVQLINSSAHALLEAEPSAPNVGKPLSELAPAIAAMVAGGISAGVVTHARGQDLLTLAVKIAAAPDGTVITFEDITRQLLDQRQAAWSDVARRIAHEIKNPLTPIQLATERLKRRYGKQIEDDDQLFGELTDTIVRQVGELRTMVDEFSSFARLPKPVFRQEDARDLVRQAVFLQEVAHPDVKYSVQSDPANEASISCDRHQFGQAMTNVLKNACEAVEARAVNETSDYTGRITVTVAQNPTHLSVMVEDNGIGLPSDRDRIVEPYVTTREKGTGLGLAIVNKIVEEHGGDMGFSTASDGGTRVTLRFSRDPAHLSEAAA
- a CDS encoding two-component system sensor histidine kinase NtrB is translated as MTRAAGGMSPASEARPPIEALFAGLVFAALLLDENGLVREANHAAETMLGRSAARMIGSDIFEFMQLDNDRVRDAMADPTQPLVARDIGLRGSGQPVDVNLTVSPIAGYAGWRVLTLSDAGQARMSGNSDSQALRAPAVLSHEIKNPLAAIKGAAQLVERKLVPADQPLAQLITNEVDRIASLVDRMQHLGRETAQPLAPCNLHEAIRRAVATVRAAQRPADEGVEFAEEFDPSLPSVVANRELLEQVLINLLSNARDACCDQSDAKVTVRTRFTGGIGLSQTRGGTAVKLPIEAAVIDNGPGVAAELRDHIFEPFVTSKKNGQGLGLPLVRKLVRDMDGRISHLRDDRAGRTEFRINLQSD